A genome region from Desulfocurvus vexinensis DSM 17965 includes the following:
- a CDS encoding helix-turn-helix domain-containing protein produces the protein MSKWLTIDELAEYLKMGRTKLYRMAQDGEIPASKVGNQWRFDREEIDQWMKSQRPTASKMSSGGTE, from the coding sequence ATGAGCAAATGGTTAACCATAGATGAACTGGCCGAGTACCTGAAGATGGGTCGGACGAAGCTGTACCGAATGGCCCAAGATGGGGAAATTCCCGCTTCCAAGGTTGGCAATCAATGGCGCTTCGACCGCGAGGAGATCGACCAATGGATGAAAAGTCAGAGACCCACGGCGAGTAAGATGTCCTCCGGAGGAACGGAATGA